From Cronobacter turicensis z3032, the proteins below share one genomic window:
- the purU gene encoding Formyltetrahydrofolate deformylase produces the protein MQALQRKVLRTICPDQKGLIARITNICYKHELNIVQNNEFVDHRTGRFFMRTELEGIFNDATLLADLDSALPAGSVRELNPAGRRRIVILVTKEAHCLGDLLMKANYGGLDVDIAAVIGNHETLRSLVERFDIPFELVSHEGLTREAHDKLMADAIEAHQPDYVVLAKYMRVLTPDFVARFPNKIINIHHSFLPAFIGARPYHQAYERGVKIIGATAHYVNDNLDEGPIIMQDVIHVDHTYTAEDMMRAGRDVEKNVLSRALYQVLAQRVFVYGNRTIIL, from the coding sequence ATGCAAGCATTACAACGTAAAGTACTGCGCACCATCTGTCCGGATCAGAAAGGGCTCATCGCGCGCATCACCAATATTTGCTACAAGCACGAGCTGAATATCGTGCAGAACAATGAATTCGTCGATCACCGCACCGGCCGCTTCTTTATGCGCACCGAACTGGAAGGCATTTTCAACGACGCCACACTGCTGGCCGATCTCGACAGCGCGCTGCCTGCGGGCTCCGTACGCGAGCTGAATCCGGCCGGACGTCGCCGCATCGTCATTCTGGTGACCAAAGAAGCGCACTGCCTCGGCGATTTACTGATGAAAGCCAATTACGGCGGTCTGGATGTCGACATCGCTGCGGTTATCGGCAACCACGAGACGTTACGTTCGCTGGTTGAGCGTTTCGACATTCCGTTTGAGCTGGTCAGTCACGAGGGCCTCACCCGCGAGGCGCACGATAAGCTGATGGCGGACGCCATCGAGGCGCATCAGCCGGATTACGTCGTGCTGGCGAAGTATATGCGTGTCCTGACGCCGGATTTTGTCGCCCGCTTCCCGAACAAGATTATCAACATTCACCACTCGTTCCTGCCGGCGTTTATCGGCGCGCGTCCTTATCATCAGGCGTACGAGCGCGGCGTGAAAATTATCGGCGCGACCGCGCACTATGTGAATGATAATCTGGATGAAGGTCCGATCATCATGCAGGACGTGATTCATGTGGATCACACGTATACCGCGGAAGATATGATGCGCGCGGGCCGCGACGTTGAGAAAAATGTTCTCAGCCGCGCGTTGTACCAGGTACTGGCCCAGCGCGTGTTTGTTTACGGCAACCGCACGATTATTCTGTAA